One genomic segment of Erythrolamprus reginae isolate rEryReg1 chromosome 2, rEryReg1.hap1, whole genome shotgun sequence includes these proteins:
- the LOC139158333 gene encoding vomeronasal type-2 receptor 26-like: MTSDPLMDLLSDGKANVPNYRCGRQRNTVAVMEEAETGISIQISTMLGTYKIPQISYSFASQILKDKTQFPFFYPMLPAEGAQYPGIVQLLFHFRWTLVGLVAPKTDQGDRFMRTMSSLMLSNGICAVIYQSFSLNVAEMNIKLQQFYKWRKVNVFVYGSETNSFTIGMVIIQGGLQHIQKHVIDKVWIATAQWDLSLDFKFSVNSVKHLAGIFSFLIKKSKCTNYDDFVMIVTSMVNFLEKMFTCSSTKDAFSVKVWTRCRQKKEWESLSKREINQVLALDSYLISNTIWALGRSLNSAHISTFKRSARDRGVKVEAPRVKAWQFHSFLQGSQFHNHSIEGVYLDEKGDLTADLDIVNWVVFPNKSVKRIKSGSLEKLTSRDLKFSIDQKSITEMEMPLPPSRCGESCRPGFKKVPREGMPICCYDCHPCADGTISTMEDAEKCTKCPANRYPNINRDDCIPKIKTFLSYQENLGIILASLALFLALVTGLVLGIFIKFQETPIVKANNLDLSYILLIALLLCFLISFLFIGRPMKATCLLRQAAFSNIFSVAISTVLAKTIIVVLAFLATKPGSKMQRWLGKSLPNSIILSCSGVQVVVCSIWLGTSPPFPDLDTYSQSGEIILQCNEGSVTMFYLALGYMGFLAVICFLVAFFSRNLPGAFNEAKLITFSMLVFCSVWVTFVPTYLSTKGKYMVAVQIFSILASSASLLGFIFIPKSYIIFLRPDLNTKEHLMSK; encoded by the exons ATGACTTCAGATCCTTTGATGGACCTGCTTTCAGACGGgaaagccaatgtccccaactacaggTGTGGAAGGCAGAGAAACACAGTGGCTGTTATGGAAGAGGCTGAGACTGGCATTTCCATCCAGATTTCAACCATGCTGGGTACCTACAAAATCCCCCag ATCAGTTACAGTTTTGCTTCCCAGATTCTGAAGGATAAAACTCAGTTTCCTTTCTTCTACCCAATGCTCCCTGCTGAAGGAGCCCAATATCCAGGGATTGTCCAACTGCTATttcatttcagatggaccttggtTGGTCTTGTTGCTCCAAAAACAGACCAGGGGGATAGATTCATGAGGACAATGTCTTCTTTGATGTTAAGCAACGGTATTTGTGCAGTTATATATCAAAGTTTTTCACTAAATGTTGCTGAAATGAATATAAAGTTACAACAATTTTATAAGTGGAgaaaagtcaatgtctttgtttatGGTTCTGAGACTAATTCATTCACAATAGGAATGGTAATTATACAAGGAGGACTTCAACATATTCAGAAGCATGTTATAGATAAAGTCTGGATTGCAACAGCTCAATGGGATCTCAGTCTTGATTTTAAGTTTAGTGTCAATTCCGTGAAACACCTTGCTggcattttttcttttctgataaAGAAAAGCAAATGCACAAATTATGATGATTTTGTGATGATTGTCACATCCATGGTTAACTTTTTGGAGAAAATGTTTACATGCTCATCCACTAAGGATGCCTTTTCAGTGAAAGTTTGGACACGGTGCAGAcagaaaaaagaatgggagtctcTGAGTAAAAGGGAGATCAATCAGGTCCTGGCTCTAGACAGCTACCTTATTTCCAATACCATCTGGGCTTTGGGAAGGTCCTTAAATTCAGCTCATATATCTACATTCAAGAGATCAGCGAGGGACAGAGGGGTGAAGGTGGAAGCTCCAAGAGTGAAGGCATGGCAG tttcattccttccttcaagGCTCTCAGTTTCACAATCACTCAATAGAAGGCGTATATTTGGATGAAAAGGGAGATCTGACAGCTGACCTGGACATTGTGAATTGGGTTGTTTTCCCAAACAAATCTGTCAAGAGAATTAAATCTGGGAGTCTAGAAAAACTGACATCCCGGGATTTGAAATTTTCCATTGATCAAAAGAGTATCACAGAGATGGAGATG CCCCTGCCTCCTTCCAGGTGCGGGGAAAGCTGCCGTCCTGGATTCAAGAAGGTGCCTCGGGAAGGGATGCCCATCTGCTGCTATGATTGTCATCCTTGTGCAGATGGAACCATCTCTACCATGGAAG ATGCTGAAAAATGTACCAAATGTCCAGCAAATCGCTATCCAAATATCAACAGAGATGATTGTATACCTAAAATCAAAACATTCCTATCATATCAAGAAAATTTGGGGATCATCCTAGCTTCTCTTGCCTTATTTCTGGCTTTGGTAACGGGATTAGTCTTGGGAATCTTCATTAAATTCCAAGAAACTCCTATAGTCAAAGCCAATAATCTGGATCTCTCCTACATCCTTCTCATCGCCCTACTGCTTTGCTTCTTGATCTCCTTCCTATTTATAGGTCGGCCAatgaaagccacctgccttcttcgACAAGCAGCCTTCAGCAacatcttctcagttgccatttCTACTGTCTTGGCCAAAACAATCATTGTGGTGTTAGCATtcttggccacaaaaccagggagTAAAAtgcagaggtggctggggaagaGCTTgcccaactccatcatcctttcttgttcAGGTGTCCAAGTTGTTGTCTGCAGCATCTGGCTGGGCACTTCACCCCCATTTCCTGATTTGGACACATACTCACAGTCTGGGGAAATCATTCTTCAATGTAATGAAGGTTCTGTTACCATGTTCTACCTTGCCCTAGGCTACATGGGTttcctggctgtcatctgcttTCTGGTGGCATTCTTTTCCAGGAATCtacctggggccttcaatgaagccaagctcatcaccttcagcatgctggtcttctgcagtgtctgggtaaCCTTTGTACCCACTTATCTTAGTACCAAGGGGAagtacatggtggctgtgcagatcttctccatcttggcctccagtgcCAGCCTGTTAGGCTTCATTTTTATTCCCAAATCTTACATTATTTTCTTAAGACCTGATCTGAATACAAAGGAACATTTGAtgtcaaaataa